The region CTTCCGCCCCGGCTATCCCGCGGACATCACCGAACGCCTCCGCGAGCATGTCCTGGCGGGAGGCGGTGAGCCCCGGCTCCTGCTCGACGTCGGCTCCGGAACCGGGATCTCCACCCGGACCCTGCGCCACCTGTTCGGCCCCGGGCCCCGCGTGGTCGGCGTCGAACCCGGGCGGGCCATGCGCGGTGCCGCCGCCGACGAGGCCGACGGCCTGGAGTACGCGGACGGCCGCGCCGAGGCGCTCCCCTTCCCGGACGGGTCGGCCTCCCTGGTCCTGGCGGCCCAGGCCGTGCACTGGTTCGACCGGCCCGTGTTCTACGCCGAGGCCGTCCGTGTCCTGGTCCCCGGCGGTACCGCCGCCGTCCTGCACAACGACCGCGACTGGGAGTCCAGCGACTTCGTCGACGCCTACGAGGGCCTGCTGGAGAAGTACGGCGACGACTACCGGCGCGACTACCGGGTGTTCGACACGGTGGGGGAGATGAACGCCGCGGACGGGCTGGCCGACGCGGTCGGGCACTCCACCGCCTGGACCCGGGAGCTCGACCTGGAGAAGCTGCTGGGCAACGCGCTGTCCTCCAGCAAGGTCGCCTCGGTCGTCCGCGCCCTGGGCGAGGACGCCACCCGCGCGGCCCTCACGGCCCTGGCCCGCGAGCACTTCCCGGACGGGCGGATCCGCATCCCCTACGTCACCCGCCTCTTCCTCGCCCGCCGCACCTGAGCCCCCGCCCGGCCCCGCACGGGACCTGCGCCGGGGGCGTCCGTTGAGGGTGGTGGAGGGCGACGGACAGGGAGGGGCTGCGCCGGGGGCGTCCGTTGAGGGTGGTGGAGGGCGACGGACAGGGAGGGGCTGCGCCGGGGGCGTCCGTTGAGGGTGGTGGAGGGCGACGGGCGGGCTTTGCCGGATGAAAAGGGCCCCCTGACATTGGCGGGAGCCGCCTCCGGGAAGGGTTCCGCCGATCGGGCCCGACACCCGGGCCCGGCGACGACGGGAGAACGCACACCCATGTCACAGCTCATCGTCCTCGGCGTGGCCGACCGTGAAACCGCCGAGCGCGCCCTGGACATCGCCGCCGACCTCAACAAGCAGCAGCTGCTCCGGCTGGAGGACGCCGCCTACGCCTACAAGGACGACAAGGGGCGCCCCCGCATCCAGCAGACCGTGAGCACCACCGGTATGGGCGCGGCCGGCGGCGCCCTGTGGGGCACCCTCATCGGCCTGATCTTCCTCAACCCGCTGCTCGGCCTGGCCGTCGGCGCGGCCACCGGCGCCGTCGCGGGCAAGCTCACCGACATCGGCATCGACGACGACATGATCAAGCAGATCGGCACCCACCTGGAGGACGGCCGCGCCGCCGTCTTCCTGCTCGCCGACATCACCACCGCCGACCGCGTCATCGACGCGGTCAAGCCGCTCCGGCCCACGGTCATCCAGACCAACCTGTCCAAGGACGACGAGCACGAGCTCGTCGAGGCCCTGCGGGCCTGACCCGCGGCCCCCGGGGACCCGCCGCATGAGCGGCGGGTCCCCGCGCGTTCCGGGTCCACCGGGGGTGCTCCGGCGCGGGTCAGGAGGGGCGCGAGCGCAGGCGGCGCAGCATCCGGGCGTCGCCGAACCCGACGGCGCGCGCCGCGGCCTCCACGGTCTCGCCCGCGCCGATCAGGTGCTCGGCGTGCTCCAGGCGCAGCCCCTGCTGGTAGCGCAGCGGCGTGAGCCCGGTCGTCGCCGTGAACAGCCGGGTCAGCGTCCGCTCGCTCACCCGCGCCGTCGCCGCCAGCTCCGCCAGCGGCAGCGGTTCGCGGAACCGGGCGTCGATGACGTCCTGCACCCGGTGCACCGCGTCCACCAGGTGCCCCCGGTGCCTCAGCATCACCCCTGCCTGCGGTTCGTCCCCGTTGCGGCGGGCGTAGACCACCATCTCCCGGGCGATCGCCGCGGCCGCAGACGGCCCGTGCCGCACGGTGACCAGGTGCAGGGCCAGGTCGATGCCGCTGGCGATGCCCGCCGAGGTGAGCACGCCGCCGTCGGGCACGTACAGCACGTCGGGCACCACCCGGGCGCGCGGGAACCGGCGGGCCAGCAGGTCCTGGAGGCCGTGGTGGGTGGTGCAGCGCCGCCCGTCCAGCAGCCCGGCCTCGCCCAGGGCGAAGGCGCCCGAGCACACGCTCGCCACCGTCCCGCCCGCGGCGCGGTGGGCGGACAGCGCGCCGGCCTGCCCGTCGGTCAGCACCCGGTGCGGGACCCGGCCGCCCGCCCGCCACCCCGGGACCACCACCAGGCCGTCGGGGGAGGGCGGCGGGACGTCGGTGCCCACCCGCAGGGCCGGGCCCTGCGCGGTGGCCACCTCCTCGTGCGCCGCGCTGTAGCGCACCTCGTACCCCAGGCCCAGGTCGGCCGCGGTGGAGAACACCTGCGCCGGACCGGCCAGGTCCAACAGGTGCACGCCGGAGACGAGGAGAAAGCTGACGAGGGTCACGATCCGGTCAGTCTACGCCGGTCACCTCGGCGACCGTGGAGATCCGCGCGAACCTTCCCGACAGCGCGTACACGGTGCGGGTGACGACGTCCCCGGTGCCCAGCGTCGCCGGGTCGGCGAGGATCTCCGCCAGCGGCCGCCCCGGCCGCGACCCGGGGGCCGGGATCGGCTCGGTGGCGGTGGCGTCCACCACGAAGGTGACGCCGTACCCCAGGTCGGAGGCGGCCCGGGCGGTGGTCTCGCAGCACTGCTCGGTGCGGATGCCGCAGACCGCCACCTCCGTCACCCCCCGCTCGTCGAGGACGCCCTGGAGGCCGGTGCCGCCGAACGCGCTGTGCACGGTCTTGTACAGCACCGGCTCGCCCTCCCGGGGGTCGAGCCCGTCCAGGGGCTCGACGAACCCGAGCGCGGGGTCGAAGGGGGTGCCGGTCCCCGGCTCGGTGTGCAGGACCCACACCACCAGGTCGCCGCGCCCCCGGGCGTGCGCCACGAGCCGGGCGGCGTCGTCGGCGACGTCGGGGTTGGAGGAGGCCCGCCAGGTCTCCCGCTGGAGGAAGGACTTCTGGGCGTCGACCACAAGGAGTGCTCTCGTCATGCGCCGATCCTCCCGCGCCGCCCCCGTGTCCGGACAGACACGATCGGGGCCGCCACCGGAACGATCCGGTCAGCCGAGGGGCTTCTTGAACCCCAGGTGCGAGGGCGCGTAGCCGAGGCGCTCGTAGAACCGGTGGGCGTCCTCGCGGGCCCGGTCCGAGGTGAGCTGCACCAGTGCCGCGCCCCGGCCGCGGGCCACCCGCTCCACCCACTCCATGAACGCGGACCCCAGGCCGGTGCCGCGTTCGCCGCCGTGCACCCGGACCGCCTCCACCTGGACCCGCAGCGCGCCCCGCCGGGACAGCCCGGGGACGAACGTCAGCTGGAGGGTGCCCACCACCCGGTCGCCCCGGCGCAGCACCGCCAGGAACTGGTTCGGGTCGGCGTCGATGTCCTCGAACGCCCGCCGGTACACCTCCGGGTCGTCCGGGGCCTCCCGGGAAGCGCCCAGCCGGTCGTCGGCGAGCAGCCGGACGATCGCCGGGACGTCCTCGAACCGGGCGCGGTCCACGAACACTCCCGGCACCAGTTCCTCCGTCGCGATGTCGCGTCCCATATGCACTCCTTCGTCCGGTTCCTCGAAGCGTCCCCACCCTGTCACAGGCCCGATGCCGGCCCCGGGACCGGACCCCGGCGGACGGTCCGCACCCGGCCGGGCGGCCGGAGGGGGTGCGGTCCGCACGGTGCGGTCGCCGCGGGCCTCGTTTACAGTCGATCCATGGACGCCGAGCGGTTGGCCGACCTGGCCCGCGCCACCGAGAACACCGACCCGCTGGTCGGGCTGGACGCCACCGTGCGCATGCGCCAGGAGATGGAACGGCTCGAAGCGGTCCTGGTGCGCCGGGCCCGCAACCAGGGGGCCACCTGGGAGCGGATCGCCGACGCCCTGGGGGTGTCCAAGCAGGCGGTCCACAAGAAGTACCGGGGCGGCCTCTTCGGCTGACGGCGGCCGGGCCCGTCAGGCCGGCCGCAGGACCGCCGCGGCGAACCGCTCCATCCGTTCGCCGGACCCCTCCCAGTCCCCGAACCACACCGCCACGGCGTCCGCGCCCTCCCGCTCCAGGGCGCGGTACAGGTCCACGGCCCCGTCGAACCCGGCCTCCCCGCCGTCCCACGCGATCCGGGTCTGCGCCCGCACCGGGCGTTCGGTGAGCTCCCGCAGGCGGTCGCGGCAGCGCGCGAACCCGGCGGCGTCCAGGCCCACCCCCTGCCAGGCGTCGCCCAGGGCCGCGGCCCGCGCCAGGGCGGGCTCGGAGGCGCCGCCCACCGTCACCGGCAGGGGCGACGCCGGGCGGGGCTCGAACACCCCCCGTTCGTAGGAGTGGAACCGGCCCCGGAAGGGGCCCGAGCCCTCGAACAGGTGCCGCAGCAGCCGCAGTGTCTCGTCGGTGCGGGCGCCGCGCGTGGCGAAGTCCGCGCCCACCGCGGCGAACTCCTCCCGGGACCAGCCGACCCCCACCCCCAGCACGAACCGCCCGCCGGACAGGGCGTGCAGCGTCGCCGCCTGCTTGGCCAGGGTGAACGGGTCGCGCATCGCCGCCACCAGCACCGACGTGCCCAGCCGTACCCGCTCGGTGCGGGCGGCCAGGTGGGCCAGCGTCACCAGGGGCTCGTACACGCCGCCGAAGGTGGCCCCGTAGGGGGCGGGCGGGAGCAGGTGGTCCGGCAGCCAGAGGGCGTCCGCGCCCAGCTCCTCGGCCCGCCGGGCGAGGTCGGCGAGGACCCGCGGCGGCATGTCCGGGGACTCGTCGGGCAGCACCACCTGGAAGCGGGTCGCGGATGTCGTGCCGGGGGCCTGTTCGCTCATGCGCCGACCGTAGACCGTGCCACCGGTGTGAAGGTCAAGCCCGGCCGCGGCGTGCCGTCAGCGGCCGCCGGGAAGGGTCACGGTGACGACCACGGCCCGGTGGTCGCTGCCGGTCACCTCCACCACCTCCAGGTCGGCCACCCCCATGCCCGGGTCCACCAGCACGTGGTCGATGGTCACCGGGGGCAGCGTCCGCCCCAGGACCGGCCAGGTCGGGCGGGTGCCCTCGCCCAGCTCGGCCGCCGCGTCCAGGTAGCCCGAGTCCAGGACGTCGCGCAGGGCCGCGTGGTCCAGGGTGGCGTTGAAGTCCCCGGCCAGGATCCGCCGCACGCCCTCCGGCGGGGGAGCGGTCAGCGCCGCCAGCTCCGTCTCCCAGGCCGCGACGTACTCCGCGTTCAGCGGGGGAGGCGTGTGCACCGACACCACCTCCACCGCCCCGCCGTACCGCGCGCCCGGGACCTCCATGGCGGCGACGGGCATGGCGAACCCGTCCGGCCCGTTCAGCGCGCCCGCGTCGGTGAGCGGCAGCGCCGCGTGCACGGTGCTCCCCTCCACCCCGGCACCGGAGTGGTCGACGGTGTACGGCAGCAGGTCGTCGAGCCCGGCGGCGGACAGGTCGGCCAGCACCTCCGGGGTGACCTCCTGGAGGGCCAGCACGTCCACCCCGTGCTCGCGGACCAGGCCGACGATCTCGTCGATCCGGGCCCCGCCGCCTAGGACGTTGAAGGTCGCCACCCGCAGTTCGGGCCCGCCCATGTCGGTCACCGCGAAGAACACGGCCGCGCGCGGCACGACCGCCGCCACGAGCACCGCGGCCGCCACGGACAGGACCGCCAGGGACACCCACCGGCGCAGCACCCCCGCGAGGGCGACGGCCAGGACGGCGGCCCCCGCGGCGTAGGGCGTGTAGGCCATGAGCGGCACCAGCGGGAACCCGCGTTCCAGGCCCAGCCCGCGCGCCAGCGCGAAGGCCGCGAACCCCGCCGCCACCAGACCGACCAGCACGGTCACGGGCCGCGACCCGCGCCGCACGCCCACCGGTGTCCGTTCCGCCATGCGTCCTCCTCCGCTCCGCCGTTGCCGGGGGGTGGGATCCCCGTACAGGGGGGGACGGTTGCGACCGGATGCGAACGCGGGGTTCACCAGGAGCGCCCCGCCGCGGACAGCAGCGACAGCACCCCCTCCAGGCAGGAGTTCTCCGGTATCCCCGGCCGCCGCACCAGGAACGCCGTGTTGATCGGCGGGTCCTCCGGCTCCAGCAGCGTCACCAGCCGCCCCGCGTCCAGCTCCCCCTGGCACAGGTAGCGCGGCAGCACGCTGACCCCGGCACCGCCCGCCACCGTGGCCATCACCGCCCGCAGGTCCGGCACGACCACCGCCGCCTTGCAGGTGAGCCGCACCCCGAACACGTGCCGCCAGTACCGGCGCAGGATCGGCAGGCTCTCGTCGTAGGCCACCAGGGGGACCTCGCACAGGGCCGGCGCCCCCTGCCGGGCGATCCGTCCCGGGCCGATGCGATCCGCCCACAGCGGCGCCCCCACCAGCACGAACTCCTCGTCCGCCAGCGGCTCGGCCACCAGTGAGCGCCCGCGCGGCCGTACCGTGGACACCACCAGGTCGTGCCGTCCCGCGCGCAGCTCCTCCAGCAGGTCGTCGGAGAGGCCGTGGCGCACCCGCAGCCGCAGCCCCTCCGACTCCACCAGCGGGGCCAGGGCGGGCAGCACCAGCACCTGGAGCGCCTCCGCCGGCCCGGCCAGCCGCAGCGGCCGGTGCGGGACCGCCGGACCGCCCCCGGCCACCAGCTCCAGAGCGTCCAGGGGCTCTGCGACCCGCGCCGCCAGTTCGTTGGCCTCCGCGGTCGGCGCGACACCCCGCGGCAGCCGCTCGAACAGGGAGTGCCCCAGCCGGCGCTCCAGGGTCCGTATCTGAGTGGTCACGGTCGGCTGTGACAGGCGCAACGCCTGTGCGGCCGCCGTGAAGGACCCCGACCGGTGCACGGCCAGGAACGTCCGCAGCTGCTGGAGATCCAGCGGGGCGGGACCGGTCTCGACGCGGGCGTCCCCGAGGACCGCCGCGGATCCATTGGAATACCTATGGCTCACTTCGGCGATTTTATTGGTCGGTCAATACGTGGAGGTACTAGCGTCGGCCACCGGGCCCACCGCCCACCGCGCGGGGCCCGTACCCGTTCCCACGGCAGTCCGTTCGAGAGGTGCCACCGTGTCCGTCACCAGCAGGGAAGTCCACCTGGTCGCCCGCCCGGTCGGGGAGCCCGTCCCCGGCGACTTCGCGCTCGTCGAGACCACCCTGCCCGACCCCGGTCCCGGGCAGGTCCTGATCCGCAACGAGTGGATCTCCGTCGACCCGTACATGCGCGGCCGGATGAACGACACCAAGTCCTACGTCGCCCCCTACCGCCTCGGCGAGGCCATGGAGGGCGGCGCGGTCGGCACGGTCATCGCCTCCGGTGACGACTCGGTTCCGGTCGGCACCACCGTGCTGCACTCGCTGGGTTGGCGCGACCACGCGCTGGCGCCCGCCGGGGCGGTCCGGGCCGTGGACGCCGGGGCCGCGCCCGCCCAGGCCTACCTCAACGCGCTGGGCATGATCGGCTTCACCGCCTACGTCGGCCTCACCGAGATCGCCCCCGTCCGCGAGGGGGACGTGGTGTTCGTCTCCGGCGCCGCCGGGGCGGTCGGCTCCCTCGCCGGGCAGATCGCCCGCCGCCTGGGCGCCGCCAAGGTCATCGGCTCGGCCGGGGGCCCGGAGAAGAAGCGCCGCCTGGTCGAGGAGTTCGGCTACGACGCCGCCATCGACTACCGCGAGGGCCGGCTGGAGGAGCAGCTCGCCCAGGCCGCCCCCGACGGGATCGACGTCTACTTCGACAACGTCGGCGGCGACCACCTGCGGGCGGCCATCGCCGCCGCGCGCGACCACGCCCGCTTCGCCCTGTGCGGGGCGATCTCCCAGTACAACGCCACCGAGCCGGTGCCCGGGCCGGACAACCTGTTCCTCGCCGTGGGCAAGCGGCTCACCCTGCGCGGCTTCATCGTCGGCGACCACGCCCGCCTCATGGGCGAGTACGCCCGCCGCGCCGCCGGGTGGCTGGCCGACGGCGACCTGCGCGCGGAGGAGACCGTGGTGGACGGCATCGAGAACGCCGTCACCGCCTTCCTGGACATGATGCGCGGCGCCAACACCGGCAAGATGCTGGTCCGGCTGGCCCCTTAGGGCGTGTTCGGCGGATCATTCCGGGTCGCGGCCGCCGGGCGGCCTCTCGCCGCGCCGCCTGTGCTCGGACGGCCTACCCCGGGCCGACCTCGCCAGGCGGCTTGCGAGAGATCGCCCGACGACCGCTCCCGGCACCCGGCGCAAGCGCCGGGCCACACGAAAGCATCCACCGAACACGCCCTAGTCTGCTCCCGCCCCCCGCGCCACACCTTCCTCATCCTCGTGACCCCGGAAAGGGACCCATGCAGTACGTCACCCTCAACAACGGCCTCCGCATGCCGCAGCTCGGATTCGGTGTCTGGCAGGTCCCCGACGACCAGGCCCAGGCCTCCGTCGAGACCGCCCTGGAAGTCGGCTACCGCAGCATCGACACCGCCCGCATCTACGACAACGAGGCGGGCACCGGCCGGGCCCTGGCCGCCTCCGGACTGCCCCGCGAGGAGCTGTTCGTCACCACCAAGCTGTGGAACGACGACCAGGGCGCGGACAAGGCCCTCAAGGCGTTCGACGCGAGCCTGGAGCGCCTGGGGCTGGACTACGTCGACCTGTACCTGATCCACTGGCCGGTCCCGGCCCAGGACGCCTACGTCGACACCTGGAAGGTGCTGGAGCGCATCGCCGCCGAGGGCCGCGCCAAGGCGGTCGGCGTGTCCAACTTCACCGAGAAGACCCTGGCCCGCCTGCTGGAGAACACCGACCTGGTGCCCGCGGTCAACCAGATCGAGCTGCACCCGTACTTCTCGCAGGAGGCCATGCGCGGGCTCAACGCCTCCCACGGCATCCTCACCGAGGCCTGGAGCCCGCTCGGCCAGGGCAAGGGCCTGCTGGAGGAGCCCGTGCTGGCGGAGATCGGGGCGAAGCACGGCAAGACCGCCGCCCAGGTCGTGCTGCGCTGGCACCTCCAGACCGGCAACATCGTGATCCCCAAGTCGGTGACCCCGTCCCGCATCGCGGAGAACTTCGACGTGTTCGATTTCGCACTGGAGGGTGACGACCTGGACAGGATCGGCGCCCTGGACCGCGACGGCCGCATCGGGCCGGACCCGGACGGGTTCAACGTCGTCTGACCCCGGCGTGCGGAGGGCGCTCCCGGCGGGCGGGGGCGCCCTCCGGCGTTCCCCGCGGCGGTGGCCGGTGCCGGTCACCCCCGGGCCGCGCCCTCCCCGCCGCCGCCCGTTCTTCCGGGAGGAACGGGTCGAAAGCGCTCGGGAGCGGACACATTCCGCGCATCGGAGAAGATCGCGGAACGCCTTCCCGCGGCCGCTCCCGCCCCCGAGGTGGCACGGGGCCGACGGGAGGCGTACAGTCCTCTTTTGGCGCGCCGGGCAGCAGACCGGCGAACAGCACTCTCCCTACGCGAAATCCCAGATCCATGACCGTCGTTCCTTCGCGCACCGCGCGTGTCTACCGCTCCGAGAGCGCCGAGCGTTCGGTACACGCCTGGTGCCACAAAGCCCTCAGCCGCTGGCCCGAACTCGGCCCCCTGCCCCCCGTGGACACCCGCATGGGCAGCACCCAGGCGTTCCGGTCCACCGGCGGCCCCGGGACGCCGGTCCTGATCCTGTCCGGCACCAACTTCAACGCCGCCACCACGGTGCCCGCGGCCCGCGCACTGTCCGCGGACCGCCCCGTGTACCTGGTGGACCTGCCCGGGCAGCCCGGCCTCAGCTGCGGCGAACGCGTCGGCAGGCCGGGGATCGAGGCGTACGGGGCCTGGTTCGACGAGCTCCTGCCGCAGATCACCGACCGGCCGGTCATCGTGCTCGGCCACTCCCGGGGCGCCGCCATCGCGCTGGCCTCCACCCCGTCGCCGCTGGTCGCCGGGCTGCTGCTGCTCAACCCGGCCGGGCTGACCGCGCCCGGGATGACCTCCGAGTCGATGCGGGCCACCCTGCCGTGGATGCTCCGCCCTACCGAGCAGAACAGCGGGCGCCTCGTCGAGTTCCTCAGCGGGCCGCAGACGCCCTGCGAGGAGCACCGCGAGGAGGCCGAGTGGCTCACCCTGCTCGCGCGCAGCTGCCGCACCGGGTCCACGCCCAGCCCGCTGTACGCGGAGCAGATCCGTGCCTGGTCCGACACGCCCGTCGCGGTCGCGACCGGGTCGCACGACCCGTTCTTCTCGCCGGCGCGCCTGCACGGGCCCGCCCGGCGCTTCCTGGACGCCGAGGTCCACACCATCGAGGGCGCCGGCCACCTGTCCCTGTACGAGAACCCCGAGCAGGTCTGCGGGCTGCTGCGCTCGCTCGACGGCGCCTGACGGCCCCGCACGCCGACCGCGGGCGGCCCCCGGGGGCGACCCCGGAACCGTCCGCGGCCGTGTCCCGGCCCGCATCGGAGGGCCGGAGCGGCAAGACTCTCCGTGAGGAAGCCATCACGGGGAGGCGCATATGCTCGACAGGGCGGCGAAAGCCCTCGGTCTCAGGACCGATCCGGTCATCTTCTTCGGCGCGGTCGCGGCGACGGTCCTGTTCGTGGTGTGCGCCATCGCCTTCACCGACACGGTGGACGCGGTCTTCGGCGCCGTGTCCGACTGGATCCTCACCCACCTGGGATGGTTCTACATCCTGGGGGTGACCACCTTCCTGGGCTTCCTCGTCTGGATCGCCCTGAGCAGGTACGGCCGCGTCCGGCTCGGCGGCGACGACAGCCGGCCCGACTACAGCGACCCCGTCTGGTTCTGCATGCTCTTCGCCGCCGGCATCGGCAGCATCCTCATGTTCTGGGGTGTGGCGGAGCCCATCAGCCACTTCGCCGAGCCGCCGCTGCGCGACGTGGAACCGGAGTCGGTGCAGGCGGCGAGCGAGGCCATGGGGTTCACCCTCTACCACTTCGGCCTGCACACCTGGACGATCTTCTGCCTGCCGGGGCTCGCCTTCGCCTACTTCGCGTACCGCAAGGGGCTGCCGTTCCGGGTGAGCTCGATCCTGTACCCGTTCCTGGGGAGGCGCACCTTCGGGCCCCTCGGGCGCTTCATCGACGCGTTCGCCGTCCTGGGCACGCTCTTCGGGGTCGCCGTCACCATCGGCCTGGGCACCATGCAGATCAACAGCGGACTGCACACGCTCTTCGGGGTCCCGGAGAACAGGGCCGTCCAGCTCGTCCTCATCGCGTCCGTGACGACCCTCGCGGTGATCTCCGTGGCCACCGGCCTGGACGTCGGCATCAAGTGGCTGTCCACCGCGAACATCGTGATGGCCGTGGGACTGCTCGTCTTCGTCTTCCTCGCCGGCGCCAGCCTGTACCTCGTCAAGGGGGTCATCGAGACCACCGGCGTGTACCTGTCGTGGCTGGTCCCGCTCTCCTTCTGGAACGACACCTTCGGCGACACGGGGTGGCAGGGGACGTGGACGGTCTTCTACTGGGCGTGGACGATCACCTGGTCGCCGTTCGTGGGGATCTTCGTCGCCCGCATCTCCCGGGGCCGGACCATCCGGGAGTTCGTCCTGGGGGTCCTGGCCGTGCCCACCGCCTTCAGCATCATCTGGTTCGGCGTCTTCGGCCTGTCGGCGTTCGACATCGAGATGAACCAGGGCGGGGAGCTGGTCCGCAACGTCGTGGTGGAGGAGGACATCCCCGGCGCGCTGTTCGCCTTCCTCGCCCACTACCCCCTGCCGACCCTCGTCTCCGCGGCGAGCATCCTCATCGTGGTCGTCTTCTTCACCACCTCCTCGGACTCCGCCTCGCTCGTGGTCGACATGCTGTGCGCGGGCGGGCCCGAGTCGCCCGTCCGCCAGCGGGTGTTCTGGGGCGTCACGGAGGGGGTGGTGGCCGCCACCGTGCTCACCGCGAGCGGGGTGGGCGGGCTGGAGGCCCTGCAGCAGACGATCATCGTCTTCGGGCTGCCGTTCTTCGTCCTCACGTTCTTCATGATGGTCGGCCTGGTGCGCAGCCTGCGCCGGGAGCCGGAGAGCGCCTTCCGCAGGCGCCCGCCGCACGGCGGGGAGCCCGGGGAGGAGAAGAGGGAGGCCGGAGCGGACGGGCCCTAGCCGTACGGGCGGGGCGCCGCCGGCTCACTCCGGCCAGAAGAAGTCGTCCAGGACCCGGTACAGCTCCAGCAGCCCCGGGTCGACCAGGTCGCGGCCGTAGGCGTCCAGGAAGGCCTCCGCGTCGCGCGGCCCGAACGACGGGTTGAGATCGCTCAGCATGCTGCCCGTCATGTCCGCCAGGTCCAGGTGGCGGTCGCCCACGCCCACCCGGCCCAGGTCGATGAGGGACCACCCGCCCTCCCCGTCCACCAGGACGTTGGGCAGGCAGTAGTCGCCGTGCAGCAGGACCGGCCCGGACACCGGGATCCGCTCCAGGCGGTCGGCCAGCGCGGCCAGCACCTCCGCCGCCCCCGACGCGCGCCGCCCGTTGCCCCCGGGGACCCGCGGGGTGTGGCCCTGCGCCCGCCAGCCGCGGTCCACGGCGCCCGACGCCACCCGCTCGCGCGCCTGCTCCAGCAGCACGTCCGGGCCCATCGGGAGCGGTAGCCCCGCCGCCGGGACGGCGTGCAGGTCGCGCAGCGCCCGGGCCAGCAGGGCGATCAGCTCCGCGCGGTCGTGCCTCGGCTCGTGGGCGCCCCGGCCGGGGAGGTGCTCCATGGTCAGCCAGTACGAGCCCCGCCACCGCCCGGAGTCCAACAGCCGGGGGACCGGCAGCCGCGTGCCGGCCAGCAGGCGCAGCCGCCGCTCGGTGCCGACCAGCTCGGCCACCAGGTCGCGGCGGCCCGCGTCCGCCGACTTGAACACCGCCGTCGGCCGCCCCGCGACGTACAGGCGGGCGACCCGGGCCCCGGACAGGCCCACGTCGATCTCCTCGACCCGGTCGGCGGCGACACCCGGCGGCAGTGACATGCCCGGCAGCCTAGCCGCACGCCCGGCCCCGCCCCACCGGTTTTCCCGCCGCCGGGCCCGTGCAGCGGGACGGCGGCATGTCCGGTGCCCCTGCCGGGCGGCCGATGCTGTTCCCACCGGTTCTCCGCGGCCGCCGGGTCCGTGCAGCGGCGTCCGCCACGGCCGCCGTCTGCGGGAGCCCGCTCCGCGCGGTGCGACCCCGGCGGGGCGGCGTGTCCGGTGCCGCGGCCGGATGGCCGGTGGCGATTCCGCCGGCTCTCCGCTTTCGCCGGGCCGCCCCGAGTGCGGCGCGGCTAGGGTGTGCGGCTCGGGCGGGGGTCCGCGCCGACGGCGGGCAGGATCACCTCGTCGACGACCTGGGCGAGGTGGTCGCGGTCGGGCGCCCGGCCGTGGTCGATCGAGTACTTGAGGACCATCGCCTCCCCGATGTCGGTGGTCACGTCGGTGACCCGGGCCGGGTCGATCCGGCCCTGCTCGGCGTAGTGCATCAGGACGGTGCGGGTGAACCGCCCGCCCCGGGGGCCGAACACCTCGTCGTCGAACCGCTCGTGCAGCACCGGGTCGCGCAGGGACTCGGCGATCACCGCGAACATCGCCTGTCCCAGGGGGGACGAGCTCAGCTCGGTCAGCATCGCCAGCGAGTCGATGAGGTCCCCGCGCAGGTCGTCGGCGCCCGGGGCGGGCCGCTCCTGCGGGAAGTGGCTGTACATCGCGTCCAGCAGGATGTCCGTGGGCAGGGACCAGCGCCGGTACAGGGAGGTCTTGGCGGTGCCCGCCCGGCGGGCGATCCCCTCCATGGACAGCCCGCCCACGCCGTTGTCCGCCGCCTCCAGGATCGCGGCCTCGTGGATGGCGCCGACGAGCTGCTCGCCGCGCCTGCGTGTACGCCGCGGGGAGGACTCCCCGTCCGATGGCGCGGCCGAATCCTCGTTCCGGTTGTCCACA is a window of Nocardiopsis changdeensis DNA encoding:
- a CDS encoding aminoglycoside 3'-phosphotransferase; amino-acid sequence: MSLPPGVAADRVEEIDVGLSGARVARLYVAGRPTAVFKSADAGRRDLVAELVGTERRLRLLAGTRLPVPRLLDSGRWRGSYWLTMEHLPGRGAHEPRHDRAELIALLARALRDLHAVPAAGLPLPMGPDVLLEQARERVASGAVDRGWRAQGHTPRVPGGNGRRASGAAEVLAALADRLERIPVSGPVLLHGDYCLPNVLVDGEGGWSLIDLGRVGVGDRHLDLADMTGSMLSDLNPSFGPRDAEAFLDAYGRDLVDPGLLELYRVLDDFFWPE
- a CDS encoding TetR/AcrR family transcriptional regulator; amino-acid sequence: MDNRNEDSAAPSDGESSPRRTRRRGEQLVGAIHEAAILEAADNGVGGLSMEGIARRAGTAKTSLYRRWSLPTDILLDAMYSHFPQERPAPGADDLRGDLIDSLAMLTELSSSPLGQAMFAVIAESLRDPVLHERFDDEVFGPRGGRFTRTVLMHYAEQGRIDPARVTDVTTDIGEAMVLKYSIDHGRAPDRDHLAQVVDEVILPAVGADPRPSRTP